A single genomic interval of uncultured Sphaerochaeta sp. harbors:
- a CDS encoding AAA family ATPase: protein MELERKIYDKLLAWKHTSNGKTALLIEGARRTGKSTIASKFGKENYDSYVLLDFAIASKKIKDNFHENLNDLDTFFQIISLEYNVQLFKRKTLIIFDEIQKFPKAREAIKYLVADGRYDYLETGSLISIKENVEDILIPSEEEKLKMYPLDFEEFLMAAQETVLLGYIKECYEKKTPLDEKFHRKAARLFREYLLVGGMPQSVVAYYENNKDFHKADKAKRQILSLYRDDIKKAARKYKSKVSGLFENLPGFLSTHDKKVVLRKIDGNKTFDQYDDPLFWLGDSMICNICYKCTDPDVGMSLHKDTSSVKCYMGDTGLLVSLAFSENQISSMNLYKQIMDGKLSINEGMIHENAIAQALVAKGKDLYFYTHYSPEKRRNDIEIDFLVSDEGDTRIKLYPIEVKSSKNYTTVSYDAFKAKFGKKIGVSYVVHPKTFQIVDDGYRVPSYMFFCLF from the coding sequence ATGGAACTAGAAAGAAAGATATATGATAAATTACTTGCATGGAAACATACTTCGAATGGAAAGACTGCTCTATTGATTGAAGGTGCTCGTAGAACCGGCAAATCTACCATCGCAAGTAAATTTGGGAAAGAGAACTATGACTCATATGTTTTATTGGATTTTGCGATTGCATCTAAAAAGATTAAAGATAACTTCCATGAGAACCTGAATGACCTCGATACGTTCTTTCAGATTATCTCCCTCGAATATAATGTTCAGCTTTTTAAGAGAAAAACCTTGATCATCTTCGATGAAATACAAAAATTTCCAAAGGCGAGAGAAGCAATTAAATATCTGGTTGCGGATGGAAGATATGATTATTTGGAAACAGGATCTTTGATTTCAATCAAGGAAAATGTGGAAGATATTCTTATTCCTTCCGAAGAAGAGAAATTGAAAATGTATCCATTGGACTTTGAAGAGTTTTTGATGGCAGCACAGGAAACTGTCTTGTTAGGATATATCAAAGAGTGTTACGAAAAGAAAACCCCTCTTGATGAAAAATTCCATCGTAAGGCGGCAAGGCTGTTTCGTGAATACTTGCTTGTGGGAGGTATGCCACAGAGTGTTGTGGCTTATTATGAAAACAATAAGGATTTCCATAAGGCTGATAAAGCCAAACGCCAAATCTTATCCCTTTACCGGGATGATATAAAGAAAGCGGCAAGAAAATATAAATCAAAGGTTTCTGGCTTATTTGAAAACTTGCCTGGATTTCTTTCAACACATGATAAGAAAGTGGTATTGCGCAAAATCGATGGTAATAAGACATTTGACCAGTATGATGACCCGCTGTTCTGGCTTGGTGACTCAATGATTTGTAATATATGCTACAAATGTACAGACCCAGATGTAGGTATGTCATTGCATAAGGATACGTCATCTGTTAAATGCTATATGGGTGATACTGGTCTATTGGTTAGCTTGGCGTTTTCTGAAAACCAGATTTCCTCGATGAATCTCTATAAGCAAATTATGGATGGTAAGTTGTCCATAAATGAGGGGATGATACATGAAAATGCCATTGCACAAGCGCTTGTCGCAAAGGGTAAGGACCTCTATTTTTATACGCACTATTCCCCAGAGAAACGAAGAAATGACATTGAGATTGATTTCCTTGTTTCAGATGAGGGTGATACAAGAATAAAGCTGTACCCTATAGAAGTGAAGTCTTCAAAAAACTATACAACTGTATCATATGATGCTTTTAAAGCAAAATTTGGAAAGAAGATAGGTGTATCATATGTTGTGCATCCCAAGACATTTCAGATTGTAGACGATGGCTATAGGGTCCCCTCCTATATGTTCTTTTGTCTCTTTTAG
- a CDS encoding nucleotidyl transferase AbiEii/AbiGii toxin family protein gives MKKEIEKMLEFYHVNSPRDSVNALKEIIQEVVLQVLSQTDFFAHAAFYGRTALRIFYGLDRYSEDLDFSLKNKNVDFSLGRYLPFLERGLNSYGFEMEAVQKVKMQPTNIQSAFLKGNTLIHLLQIAALSPPVSGVPSNELIKIKIEIDSNPPIGAAYERKYRLLPQPYSVYLYDKPSLFAGKLHALLCRNWKSRDKGRDFYDYIWYLQNQIPVNITHLEARMRQSGHWQGSQLLSYETLLSLLNERFAAVDYRGIKEDVIPFLHTTNSLELWDEAFFTSITREFLRIV, from the coding sequence ATGAAGAAAGAAATAGAGAAGATGCTGGAATTCTATCATGTTAATTCTCCTAGAGATTCGGTTAATGCTTTGAAGGAAATTATTCAGGAAGTGGTCTTACAAGTCCTTTCGCAGACAGATTTCTTTGCTCATGCTGCTTTCTATGGGAGAACAGCATTGAGAATATTTTATGGGTTGGATCGTTATTCTGAAGATTTGGATTTTTCATTGAAGAATAAAAATGTAGATTTTTCTTTGGGGAGGTATCTTCCCTTCCTTGAGCGTGGCTTAAATTCATATGGGTTTGAAATGGAGGCGGTTCAGAAAGTCAAAATGCAACCTACGAATATTCAGTCGGCATTTTTGAAAGGAAATACCCTCATTCATCTACTACAAATTGCTGCTCTTTCTCCTCCCGTTTCGGGTGTGCCAAGTAATGAATTGATTAAAATCAAGATAGAAATAGACAGCAATCCGCCCATTGGTGCAGCATATGAAAGAAAATATCGACTATTACCGCAACCATATTCAGTATATCTCTATGATAAACCTTCTCTCTTTGCCGGAAAGTTGCATGCTCTCCTCTGTAGAAACTGGAAATCCAGGGATAAGGGAAGAGATTTCTATGATTACATATGGTATCTTCAGAATCAAATTCCTGTAAATATCACACATCTAGAAGCACGTATGAGGCAATCAGGGCATTGGCAAGGAAGCCAGTTGCTTTCATATGAAACCCTTTTAAGCCTGCTTAATGAACGGTTTGCTGCTGTTGACTACAGAGGGATCAAAGAGGATGTTATTCCGTTTCTTCATACCACCAATTCTCTTGAACTATGGGATGAAGCATTCTTTACCTCCATTACCCGGGAGTTCCTGAGAATTGTATGA
- a CDS encoding helix-turn-helix transcriptional regulator, with protein MGQKTITLLPSAQRKLTQMGVQIKLARLRRELPVTLVAERAGISRATLWAIEKGSPSVSMRAYVQVLLAIGLVDDLLLIAKDDVLGRTLQDMKLPVDKRATKRKPHGKHD; from the coding sequence ATGGGACAGAAAACGATCACGCTGTTACCCTCAGCACAGCGAAAACTCACTCAGATGGGTGTACAGATAAAACTAGCCAGACTACGAAGAGAACTCCCTGTAACCCTGGTTGCAGAGAGGGCGGGGATCAGCCGGGCAACACTCTGGGCAATCGAGAAGGGCTCACCTTCCGTCTCGATGAGAGCATATGTACAAGTACTCCTTGCCATCGGTCTTGTTGATGATTTGCTTCTCATTGCCAAGGATGATGTACTGGGGAGAACACTTCAGGATATGAAGCTTCCCGTAGACAAGCGCGCAACCAAGAGGAAGCCTCATGGCAAACACGATTGA
- the ltrA gene encoding group II intron reverse transcriptase/maturase — protein MPPKGGSHWYKALEGQGQGWMQVVGSSHSSDEACESRWSEGEDISFVSFDETLGTLEALVKVENEEKEIWELSGTHKRLQTLIHYVNKDSLKEEHQRQSGSKASGIDGMTKAEYSRNLDDNIDDLLKRMKSFSYRPKPARRTYIPKLGGKMRPLGIPSYEDKLVQGVMAKVLNGVYEPRFMDCSYGFRPNRSCHDVIREINSTIGRQPIGWVVEADIKGYFDNIDHSWLMKFLEHDIQDKNFLRYIVRFLKAEIMEDGQYLDSESGSPQGGLISPILANVYLHYVLDIWFEKVVKPRMKGKAYLFRYADDFLALFEFEDDARKYYDVLPMRLGKFNLEVAQEKTRLIPFGRNSDSKETFDFLGFTHINGKSRKGCYRVMHRTSKKKLIAKRKAMKQWLRLNMHSPVSDIIRGLNLRLLGHYRYYGISGNSKSLDKYHYYCVTTLFRVLRRRGQKRKINWTTYNRIINAYGIAKPRICVDIWH, from the coding sequence TTGCCACCTAAGGGTGGAAGCCATTGGTACAAGGCTTTGGAAGGCCAAGGCCAAGGGTGGATGCAAGTAGTCGGATCTTCTCATAGTAGTGATGAAGCCTGTGAAAGCAGGTGGAGCGAAGGGGAAGACATTTCGTTCGTTTCCTTTGATGAAACACTTGGGACACTGGAGGCCCTGGTAAAAGTGGAAAACGAAGAGAAGGAGATATGGGAGCTGTCCGGCACCCATAAGCGGTTGCAGACCCTTATTCACTATGTGAACAAGGACAGTCTGAAAGAGGAGCACCAGCGTCAGAGCGGGAGCAAGGCCTCTGGTATCGATGGGATGACGAAGGCTGAGTACTCAAGGAACCTCGATGATAACATCGATGACCTTCTGAAGAGGATGAAGTCCTTCTCATACCGGCCGAAACCGGCAAGGAGAACCTATATTCCCAAGCTAGGCGGCAAGATGCGTCCACTGGGAATTCCATCCTATGAGGACAAGCTGGTACAGGGTGTGATGGCGAAGGTGCTGAACGGTGTGTATGAGCCTAGGTTCATGGACTGTTCGTACGGGTTCCGTCCCAATAGAAGTTGTCATGACGTGATTAGGGAAATCAACTCCACCATTGGTAGACAGCCAATCGGCTGGGTGGTGGAGGCCGACATCAAGGGATATTTCGATAACATCGACCATTCATGGCTGATGAAATTCCTAGAGCATGACATTCAGGACAAGAACTTTCTCCGTTACATTGTCAGGTTCCTCAAGGCAGAAATCATGGAGGACGGGCAATACCTCGACAGCGAGAGCGGTTCACCTCAAGGAGGCCTCATTTCACCTATTCTTGCCAATGTATATCTGCATTATGTGCTGGATATCTGGTTTGAGAAGGTGGTGAAACCTCGGATGAAGGGCAAAGCGTACTTGTTTCGCTATGCCGATGATTTTTTGGCTCTGTTTGAGTTTGAGGATGATGCCCGTAAGTACTACGATGTACTGCCTATGAGATTGGGCAAATTCAACCTTGAGGTTGCCCAAGAAAAGACCAGACTGATTCCTTTTGGAAGGAACTCGGATTCAAAGGAGACCTTTGATTTCCTTGGTTTCACCCATATCAATGGGAAAAGCCGAAAGGGATGCTACCGTGTAATGCATCGGACAAGCAAGAAGAAGTTGATTGCCAAACGAAAGGCTATGAAACAATGGCTGAGACTGAACATGCACAGTCCTGTCAGTGATATCATCAGAGGTCTTAATTTGAGGCTTTTGGGACACTATAGGTACTATGGCATTAGCGGTAACAGCAAGAGTTTGGACAAGTATCACTATTACTGTGTTACGACTTTGTTTAGGGTATTGAGACGTAGGGGGCAGAAGAGGAAAATCAACTGGACAACCTATAATAGAATAATCAATGCCTATGGAATTGCAAAGCCTAGAATTTGTGTGGACATCTGGCACTGA
- a CDS encoding transposase, with translation MTYSTRNTPFLQSLLFSHEDFSPCLFREPSERELEFLQYYHGVQSLLTPDELHRLHRSHRKGRLGYDLLPILGIMLLKLHHQVRTVKGTLSLLRENGNLKDMLGITRVPSEASVSRLSREVERIVDPSLLHERVIQAYTSSMDRLAIGHLSIDSTTIGAREKPIKTRAPEAKANEKRGRKAKGSLEEQQYRERQARLEQERIAYLQESSGESLARLEMRCSITAKQNSKGKKQWFIGYKAHLATDDYGVPVSFAVTGASVHDSKVAVPLMKKARKTTDFLYALLDKGYISPVINDYVDMIGRKAIIDRRAYKGGGRRPPGPRFPEAVCGKDHRGEDQRRAQGRVPSRYHL, from the coding sequence ATGACATATTCTACACGAAACACCCCATTCCTTCAATCCCTGCTCTTCTCCCATGAAGACTTTTCACCCTGCCTGTTCCGGGAACCCTCAGAGAGGGAGCTTGAGTTCCTGCAATATTATCATGGGGTGCAGTCCCTGCTCACCCCCGATGAATTGCACAGGTTGCACAGAAGCCACCGCAAGGGAAGGCTCGGCTACGACCTGCTGCCGATACTGGGCATCATGCTGCTCAAGCTTCACCACCAGGTACGGACGGTGAAAGGAACACTGTCGCTCCTTCGTGAGAACGGGAACCTGAAGGACATGCTTGGAATCACCAGGGTACCCAGTGAGGCGAGTGTGAGCAGGCTTTCCAGGGAAGTGGAGAGGATCGTCGACCCCTCACTCCTCCATGAACGGGTGATACAGGCGTATACATCATCAATGGACAGGCTGGCAATCGGGCACCTGAGCATAGACAGCACCACCATCGGGGCACGGGAGAAGCCCATCAAGACCAGGGCACCGGAAGCCAAGGCCAACGAGAAGCGAGGACGCAAGGCGAAGGGATCGCTGGAGGAACAACAGTATCGTGAGCGTCAGGCCAGGCTGGAGCAAGAACGGATTGCCTATCTGCAGGAATCCTCCGGGGAGTCGCTGGCAAGACTGGAAATGCGCTGTTCCATCACCGCGAAACAGAATTCCAAGGGGAAGAAACAATGGTTCATCGGCTACAAGGCCCATCTTGCCACTGATGATTATGGGGTGCCCGTAAGCTTCGCGGTGACCGGGGCCTCGGTCCATGACAGCAAGGTCGCAGTCCCCCTCATGAAAAAGGCAAGGAAGACCACCGATTTCTTGTATGCACTGCTCGACAAGGGGTACATCAGCCCTGTGATCAACGACTATGTCGACATGATAGGAAGGAAGGCGATCATCGACCGCAGGGCCTACAAGGGGGGTGGTCGCCGACCCCCTGGACCCCGCTTCCCAGAGGCGGTATGCGGCAAGGACCACCGTGGAGAGGACCAACGGCGAGCTCAAGGACGGGTTCCTTCCCGATACCATCTATAA
- a CDS encoding type IV toxin-antitoxin system AbiEi family antitoxin domain-containing protein, with translation MHLGGLSALRLHGYLHFIQPDESRIVEYVYKPSQDRLPAWFNTSNLQRNMEIVSTSFLSGGLALEKQKHRDFTYPIASAERAILEYLFLCPERGSLKVAYQMLEMMVGLRPDSLQALLEHCSSVKVKRLFLYMAEKLGHAWFDYLDVTRFDLGQGKRVIEPNGVYDSKYRISLRDVENV, from the coding sequence ATGCATTTGGGTGGATTATCTGCCTTAAGGTTACATGGGTACCTTCATTTCATACAACCTGATGAAAGTCGCATTGTTGAATATGTGTATAAACCCAGTCAGGATCGGCTGCCTGCTTGGTTTAATACGTCAAATCTGCAGAGAAACATGGAGATAGTCTCTACTTCGTTTCTGAGTGGTGGATTAGCCTTGGAAAAACAGAAGCACCGCGATTTTACCTATCCAATTGCTTCTGCTGAAAGGGCTATTCTCGAATACCTGTTTCTTTGTCCAGAAAGAGGTAGCCTGAAAGTGGCATATCAGATGCTTGAGATGATGGTTGGCCTGAGGCCTGATAGCCTCCAAGCATTGCTTGAGCATTGCTCTTCTGTAAAGGTGAAGAGATTGTTCTTATACATGGCCGAGAAGCTCGGGCATGCTTGGTTTGACTATCTTGATGTAACAAGGTTTGATCTTGGGCAAGGGAAAAGAGTCATTGAGCCTAATGGGGTATATGATTCCAAGTATAGAATCAGCTTGAGGGATGTTGAGAATGTTTAA
- a CDS encoding nucleotidyl transferase AbiEii/AbiGii toxin family protein, translating to MDQVNLLVKVLPIICKESCFALKGGTAINLFVRDLPRLSVDIDLTYVGFEDRDVAIHNINASLDSIMSGMQKLGIKAVIRNYRDNGRKVICSDGSSQIKIEPNYTLRGYVYEPVSMRICKAASSLGFASLPVMSLPDLYGGKLCAGLDRQHPRDLFDIMLLMNSEGISEQILDGFVVALCGHNRPPYELISPNRQEYASILEKEFTGMSEIAFTTEDCNRTFSAMTNTIKKNLTDKQRQFLLDFFSLSNKSEHEVIPNVSRLPALRWKQLNLQRLKQTNLQKFYDQITLLEKALG from the coding sequence TTGGACCAGGTCAATTTGCTGGTTAAGGTGTTACCGATCATATGTAAGGAATCATGTTTTGCTTTGAAAGGGGGAACCGCTATTAACCTATTCGTGCGGGATCTTCCGCGTCTCTCTGTGGATATCGATCTGACGTACGTTGGTTTTGAAGATCGTGATGTGGCTATTCACAATATTAACGCTTCTTTGGATAGTATTATGTCGGGGATGCAGAAACTTGGGATCAAGGCGGTGATCAGAAATTATCGTGATAATGGCCGTAAGGTGATTTGTAGTGATGGTAGTTCACAGATAAAGATAGAACCAAATTATACATTACGAGGATATGTGTATGAACCTGTGAGCATGAGAATATGTAAGGCTGCCTCCTCTCTCGGATTTGCGTCTCTCCCTGTCATGTCATTGCCTGATTTATATGGGGGTAAGCTCTGTGCAGGTTTGGATCGACAGCATCCAAGAGATCTGTTTGATATCATGTTGCTCATGAACTCAGAAGGTATTTCTGAACAAATCTTGGATGGGTTTGTTGTTGCATTATGTGGACATAATAGGCCTCCCTATGAGCTTATCTCTCCAAATAGACAAGAGTATGCTTCAATACTCGAGAAGGAATTTACTGGGATGAGTGAAATTGCATTTACAACAGAGGATTGTAATCGAACATTCTCTGCAATGACCAATACAATAAAGAAAAACCTTACCGACAAGCAGAGACAATTCCTGTTGGATTTCTTTTCTTTATCAAACAAAAGCGAGCATGAAGTAATACCCAATGTCAGTAGGCTACCAGCATTGCGTTGGAAACAATTGAATCTTCAGAGACTGAAACAAACAAACCTGCAGAAATTCTATGACCAGATCACGCTGCTAGAGAAAGCGCTGGGGTAA
- a CDS encoding ribulose-phosphate 3-epimerase: MQTKKILCPSLLNLPIMHIAEEVKKLDATDMDIFHVDIMDGTFVPNFGMSVRELQMVREITDAGNKKLIDCHMMVMNPHRYIQMIAEAGADIIYIHPESELIPSATLELIQRQGKKTGLILNPSTSLEMVKDMLPITDYVMIMAVNPGFAGRSFMPYTRQKFIDLHSYRVEHNLSYHLVLDGGATKEVISDLYHHCGVEGFVLGKQELFFQEDDYETCINRIRLY; encoded by the coding sequence ATGCAAACCAAAAAGATTCTTTGCCCTTCCCTGCTTAATCTCCCGATCATGCATATTGCAGAGGAAGTGAAAAAACTTGATGCAACTGATATGGATATCTTCCATGTCGACATCATGGATGGGACGTTTGTCCCCAACTTCGGCATGTCGGTAAGAGAGCTGCAGATGGTACGGGAAATTACCGATGCAGGAAACAAGAAACTCATCGACTGCCATATGATGGTCATGAATCCGCACCGATATATCCAGATGATTGCTGAAGCTGGTGCTGATATCATCTACATCCACCCTGAGAGTGAATTGATACCATCGGCTACTCTTGAGCTTATCCAAAGACAGGGTAAGAAAACGGGCCTAATCCTCAACCCCTCAACAAGCCTTGAGATGGTGAAGGACATGCTTCCCATCACTGACTATGTGATGATCATGGCGGTAAACCCAGGATTTGCCGGCCGCTCGTTCATGCCCTATACCAGACAGAAGTTTATTGATCTTCACTCCTACCGCGTGGAGCACAACCTCTCCTACCATCTCGTCTTGGACGGGGGTGCAACCAAGGAGGTCATCTCTGACCTATACCACCATTGCGGAGTTGAAGGCTTTGTCTTGGGAAAGCAGGAACTGTTCTTCCAGGAAGATGACTATGAGACTTGTATCAATAGGATTCGATTGTACTGA
- a CDS encoding 5-deoxy-glucuronate isomerase, with protein sequence MKYTHISPFSYGLNHLVIDSANPELMGLNFSIAKVNADHVLVLDSHQEMLVVLLTGSVTFHWDGQKEIVERTDPFYESPTVLHLNSKSICTIQGGKEDAELIVVATENPAHFESRLYKPEDLASVEVVGEEVLDGKTKRIKRVFFDRTTCPETNLFCGELVNYPGCWACFPPHLHAEPEIYYYRFLPEPGYGFSEQGDEVFKVKHNDLVGIEDGKIHSQVTAPGYAGFIFWAQKLQDNGKNIDYRLVKEHAWLDDPAATFFPEKPSI encoded by the coding sequence ATGAAATATACACATATCTCTCCCTTTTCCTATGGTCTTAACCATCTGGTAATAGACTCAGCAAATCCTGAACTGATGGGCTTGAACTTCTCCATTGCAAAGGTCAATGCAGACCATGTCCTCGTACTGGATTCCCACCAAGAAATGTTGGTGGTCCTCCTCACCGGCTCGGTTACCTTCCACTGGGATGGACAGAAAGAGATTGTCGAACGCACTGATCCTTTCTACGAATCCCCTACGGTACTGCATCTAAACAGCAAGAGTATCTGCACCATACAGGGAGGAAAGGAAGACGCTGAACTAATCGTGGTTGCAACAGAGAACCCGGCACACTTCGAATCCAGGCTTTATAAGCCTGAGGATCTCGCTTCAGTGGAAGTGGTGGGGGAAGAAGTACTTGATGGCAAGACAAAACGGATCAAGCGGGTGTTCTTTGACCGAACCACGTGCCCAGAAACAAATCTGTTCTGTGGTGAACTGGTGAATTACCCAGGGTGCTGGGCTTGTTTCCCTCCCCACCTCCATGCTGAGCCGGAGATATACTACTACCGCTTCCTACCTGAGCCAGGATATGGATTTTCCGAACAGGGAGATGAGGTATTCAAGGTTAAGCACAATGATCTGGTAGGCATCGAAGATGGAAAGATCCATTCCCAAGTCACCGCTCCAGGGTATGCTGGATTTATTTTCTGGGCACAGAAGCTCCAGGATAATGGGAAAAACATTGATTACCGTCTGGTGAAGGAGCATGCATGGCTGGATGACCCTGCTGCAACATTCTTCCCGGAGAAACCTAGTATCTGA
- a CDS encoding GntR family transcriptional regulator, translating to MNNTLIIPRNLERKPYELNRFYVQRILEYNIVTLNLLPGQLVSANELAQELNTSRTPVHDAFIELSKKSLMTIIPQVGTKISHINVEKVKAVSFLRFSAEIKMLERACGSITEHEFSALHRCVEMQKVSAKEKDYLQFLEDDNAFHSLLFEGAGLTEVGLLIDPYMPIFNRVRMLIYKNLDIPRIIQEHTDLLAFLEEQNLVEATKVLSKHLAYDVSRDVELLKEKFPEYFLSNGQQLY from the coding sequence ATGAACAATACGTTGATAATTCCAAGAAACCTTGAGCGAAAACCGTATGAACTCAACCGGTTCTATGTACAGCGAATTCTGGAATACAACATTGTCACATTGAACCTTCTCCCAGGGCAGTTGGTAAGCGCGAATGAATTGGCACAGGAACTGAACACCAGCAGAACCCCTGTGCATGATGCCTTCATTGAATTGTCGAAAAAATCTCTTATGACCATTATTCCACAGGTTGGTACCAAAATCTCTCATATTAATGTTGAGAAGGTTAAGGCAGTGAGCTTCCTACGCTTTTCTGCAGAGATCAAGATGTTGGAGAGAGCCTGTGGAAGTATTACAGAACATGAATTCAGCGCGCTGCATAGATGTGTTGAGATGCAGAAGGTTTCTGCAAAAGAGAAAGACTACCTACAATTCCTTGAAGACGATAATGCCTTTCATTCGCTCTTATTTGAAGGAGCAGGTCTCACAGAGGTCGGATTGCTCATTGACCCCTACATGCCAATTTTCAATAGAGTACGTATGCTGATTTACAAGAACCTTGATATTCCAAGGATCATACAAGAACACACTGATCTTCTAGCATTTTTGGAGGAACAGAACCTAGTTGAAGCAACCAAGGTTCTCAGTAAGCATCTTGCGTATGATGTAAGCAGGGACGTGGAACTGCTCAAAGAAAAATTTCCCGAGTATTTCTTATCCAACGGACAGCAACTCTATTGA
- a CDS encoding TRAP transporter large permease: MLYAILTLGLIILLAMGIPVGFSLLLTGAIGYMVNIGDIGAWMEMTILPMKMSYSLQNFLLLSIPLFILAAKVMNGSSITKKLFGFANVCVGWLPGGLGHANIFASLLFAGMSGTATSDAAGLGQIEIEAMKQNGYDADFSAAVTAASTTIGPIFPPSVPMVMYSTISGVSVGKLFLGGIVPGILLTIILMVMVYFYARKRNYPREAFPTWARFWDSFKSAIFPILTPIILLSGIWSGMFTATEAAAIAALYALLVSVFIFKEMTWKLLLQILKETARDTASIGLVVAAAAFYGWVLARSGLTVAFADWILGLTSNRILFMLLVNLFFLVIGCFLESIAAITIFGPVMLAPAIQLGIDPLFFGVIMVFNLMIGLVTPPFGIVLFITADQAKISFHKMVKATTPFLIPLLVMLVLMSVIPGIVTGLPNLLM; encoded by the coding sequence ATGTTATATGCTATTCTCACACTTGGCTTGATCATACTCCTGGCAATGGGAATCCCTGTAGGGTTTTCCTTGTTGCTCACTGGTGCTATTGGCTATATGGTCAATATTGGCGACATCGGAGCCTGGATGGAAATGACCATCTTACCAATGAAAATGTCCTATAGCCTGCAGAACTTCCTGCTGCTCTCCATTCCCTTGTTCATCCTTGCTGCAAAGGTGATGAACGGCTCGAGCATCACAAAAAAACTCTTTGGGTTTGCAAATGTCTGTGTAGGCTGGTTGCCCGGTGGTCTAGGTCACGCAAACATCTTTGCAAGCCTGTTGTTTGCTGGAATGTCCGGTACTGCTACCTCTGATGCGGCTGGACTTGGCCAGATTGAGATTGAGGCAATGAAACAGAACGGATATGATGCTGACTTCAGCGCAGCTGTCACTGCTGCTTCAACTACGATAGGACCGATTTTCCCGCCCAGCGTCCCCATGGTCATGTACTCCACGATCAGCGGGGTCTCTGTTGGAAAGTTGTTCCTTGGCGGTATCGTTCCTGGTATTCTCCTGACAATTATCCTCATGGTAATGGTGTACTTCTATGCAAGGAAGAGGAATTACCCACGAGAGGCCTTCCCCACCTGGGCGCGTTTCTGGGATAGCTTCAAGTCAGCTATTTTCCCCATCCTTACCCCGATCATCCTGCTCTCGGGTATTTGGAGTGGTATGTTCACCGCGACCGAAGCAGCTGCAATTGCCGCGCTTTATGCTTTGCTGGTCAGTGTATTCATCTTCAAGGAGATGACATGGAAGCTGCTCCTGCAGATCCTGAAGGAGACTGCACGCGATACAGCCTCCATTGGCTTGGTGGTAGCTGCAGCAGCGTTTTACGGCTGGGTACTTGCTCGCTCGGGTCTTACGGTTGCTTTCGCTGATTGGATTCTTGGGCTCACCTCCAACCGCATCCTGTTCATGTTGCTGGTAAACCTGTTCTTCCTGGTCATCGGTTGTTTCCTGGAGTCGATTGCAGCCATTACCATTTTTGGACCCGTTATGCTTGCTCCAGCTATCCAGCTAGGTATTGACCCTCTGTTCTTCGGAGTTATCATGGTATTCAACCTGATGATCGGATTGGTCACCCCACCGTTTGGGATTGTACTGTTCATCACCGCAGACCAGGCGAAAATCAGTTTCCATAAGATGGTCAAAGCGACTACACCGTTCCTGATCCCTCTCTTGGTGATGCTGGTCCTGATGTCAGTAATTCCTGGAATTGTAACAGGACTGCCCAACCTTCTTATGTGA
- a CDS encoding TRAP transporter small permease subunit, with protein MVKKLEKFLDMLGAIMIAVLFATIIIQVAARVIFSIPSTWTVEVGRALFLAVVFLLTPVVLLNNSLMMINSLHDMTKGKGRFVLDLINDLFVDFILVTLALGSYERTVETWAIEIPTVEWMKSGYLYLVMLIGTVLMLGFSLYNTASRIRKGL; from the coding sequence ATGGTAAAAAAACTTGAAAAATTTCTCGATATGCTTGGAGCCATCATGATAGCAGTACTCTTTGCTACCATTATCATCCAAGTAGCTGCAAGAGTGATATTCTCTATACCCTCCACGTGGACAGTTGAAGTAGGACGCGCTCTCTTTCTTGCAGTTGTATTCCTCTTGACCCCAGTTGTCTTGCTGAATAACAGCTTGATGATGATCAACTCACTGCACGACATGACCAAAGGCAAAGGACGATTTGTCCTGGACCTCATCAATGATCTCTTTGTTGATTTCATCCTTGTGACCCTTGCACTCGGAAGCTATGAACGAACCGTTGAGACCTGGGCCATAGAGATCCCCACCGTTGAATGGATGAAATCAGGATACCTCTACTTGGTAATGCTCATTGGAACGGTGCTGATGCTGGGTTTCTCCCTCTATAACACTGCCTCACGAATTAGGAAAGGACTGTAA